The Dokdonella koreensis DS-123 genome has a segment encoding these proteins:
- a CDS encoding GNAT family N-acetyltransferase, protein MLQARFHPRLDAIEAHAWDALRPDDNPFVGHAFLAGLERHGCLSPEYGWQPHHLGLYAGDTLVAAAPLYLKGNSHGEFVFDWNWAAAYERHGLPYYPKLLVGVPYSPVTGPRLLAGTGGDAPALRRVLAGLIEQEAGRLGLSSAHANFATAPDAQALGEAGWLARMDWQFHWENRGWQDFDAFLAALTAKKRKNIRHERAQVARAGIACSLVPGGALDAATWREVHRLYRQTFDAHGNFPALTPAFFRYLGSALPAQTLVALCRRGDTLVAMALFLRSSDTLYGRYWGADAEVPGLHFEACYYQGIAYCLREGLARFEPGAQGEHKVARGFLPVATHSFHHIADARFRDAIGAALTRETALLHAYRDEVLAHSPYAATP, encoded by the coding sequence ATGCTGCAAGCGCGGTTCCATCCGCGCCTCGACGCGATCGAGGCCCACGCCTGGGACGCGCTGCGGCCCGACGACAACCCGTTCGTCGGCCACGCGTTCCTGGCCGGCCTCGAACGCCACGGCTGCCTGTCGCCCGAGTACGGCTGGCAGCCGCACCACCTGGGCCTCTACGCCGGCGACACGCTGGTCGCGGCCGCCCCGCTGTACCTCAAGGGCAACTCGCACGGCGAGTTCGTGTTCGACTGGAACTGGGCCGCCGCCTACGAGCGCCACGGCCTGCCCTACTACCCCAAGCTGCTGGTCGGCGTGCCGTATTCGCCGGTGACCGGCCCGCGGCTGCTGGCCGGTACCGGCGGGGACGCACCGGCCCTGCGCCGCGTGCTGGCCGGCCTGATCGAGCAGGAAGCCGGCCGGCTCGGCCTGTCCTCGGCACACGCCAACTTCGCGACGGCACCGGACGCGCAGGCCCTCGGCGAGGCCGGCTGGCTGGCACGGATGGACTGGCAGTTCCACTGGGAGAACCGCGGCTGGCAGGACTTCGACGCGTTCCTCGCCGCGCTCACCGCCAAGAAGCGCAAGAACATCCGCCACGAGCGCGCGCAGGTCGCGCGCGCCGGCATCGCCTGCAGCCTGGTGCCCGGCGGCGCGCTCGACGCGGCCACCTGGCGCGAGGTGCACCGGCTCTACCGGCAGACCTTCGACGCCCACGGCAACTTCCCGGCCCTGACGCCCGCCTTCTTCCGCTACCTCGGCAGCGCCCTGCCGGCGCAGACCCTGGTGGCGCTGTGCCGGCGCGGCGACACGCTGGTCGCGATGGCGTTGTTCCTGCGCTCGTCCGATACGCTCTACGGCCGCTACTGGGGCGCCGACGCCGAGGTGCCGGGCCTGCATTTCGAGGCGTGCTACTACCAGGGCATCGCCTACTGCCTGCGCGAGGGCCTGGCCCGCTTCGAGCCCGGCGCACAGGGTGAGCACAAGGTCGCACGCGGCTTCCTGCCGGTGGCGACGCATTCGTTCCACCACATCGCCGATGCGCGCTTCCGCGACGCGATCGGCGCCGCGCTGACGCGCGAGACGGCGCTGCTGCACGCCTATCGCGACGAGGTGCTGGCGCACAGCCCGTACGCGGCCACGCCATGA
- the aat gene encoding leucyl/phenylalanyl-tRNA--protein transferase produces MIRIPILSPHRREPFPPAQTALRDPDGLLAAGGDLSPERLLDAYAHGIFPWFSDGEPILWWSPDPRMVFATGAMHVPQRLRRWLRGCHWTISADTAFAEVMQACAAPREGQPGTWIGPAMLDAYVALHERGHAHSVEVRDGNTLVGGIYGVAVGRMFFGESMFSRASGGSKVALLALARALDGWSWPLLDAQVRSAHLVTLGARALPRTQFLAQVRRLAGETGRIGAWTAAFPPLAPPQLAGR; encoded by the coding sequence ATGATCCGCATACCGATCCTCTCGCCGCACCGGCGCGAGCCGTTCCCGCCGGCGCAGACCGCCCTGCGCGACCCGGATGGCCTGCTCGCCGCCGGTGGCGATCTGTCGCCCGAGCGCCTGCTCGATGCCTACGCACACGGGATCTTCCCGTGGTTCTCCGACGGCGAACCGATCCTGTGGTGGTCGCCCGATCCGCGCATGGTCTTCGCCACCGGCGCGATGCACGTGCCGCAGCGGCTGCGGCGCTGGCTGCGCGGCTGCCACTGGACGATCAGCGCCGACACCGCCTTCGCCGAGGTCATGCAGGCCTGCGCCGCACCGCGCGAGGGCCAGCCGGGCACCTGGATCGGCCCGGCGATGCTCGACGCCTACGTCGCGCTGCACGAACGCGGCCACGCCCATTCGGTCGAGGTCCGCGACGGCAACACCCTGGTCGGCGGCATCTACGGCGTCGCCGTCGGCCGCATGTTCTTCGGGGAATCGATGTTCAGCCGCGCCAGTGGCGGCTCCAAGGTCGCCCTGCTCGCCCTGGCCAGGGCGCTGGACGGCTGGTCCTGGCCGCTGCTCGATGCGCAGGTCCGTTCCGCCCACCTGGTCACGCTCGGGGCCCGCGCGCTGCCGCGGACGCAGTTCCTGGCCCAGGTGCGCCGGCTGGCCGGGGAGACCGGGCGGATCGGCGCCTGGACCGCGGCGTTCCCGCCGCTGGCGCCGCCGCAGCTGGCCGGCCGGTAA
- the ald gene encoding alanine dehydrogenase, translated as MRIGIPAETKTLEGRVALVPAACADLVKHGHEVFIESGAGRKSGFSDEDFARVGVNVVADADALYAAGELIVKVKEPIAGDLARLRKDHLLFCYLHLAAEPALTARLLEIGLTGVAFESVQEADGSLPLLAPMSVIAGRIAVQIGTHLLHQPAGGKGKLLGGLPSTERGKVVVLGAGAAGSNSAALAAAGGANVVVFDMKPERLAQMMALGSNVTALYPYEEYVAREVRNADLVIGAVLIPSAKAPRVVTAEMVKSMEPGSVLADISIDQGGCFETSRPTTWAEPTYVVDGVTHFAVTNMPGAVPQTSSQAISAAILPYVQRLAKGPAWRESAALKAGINIAAGEIVHPALKS; from the coding sequence ATGCGCATCGGTATTCCTGCCGAAACCAAGACCCTCGAAGGCCGTGTTGCCCTGGTGCCGGCGGCCTGTGCCGATCTGGTCAAGCATGGCCACGAGGTGTTCATCGAGTCCGGTGCCGGTCGCAAGAGCGGCTTCTCCGACGAGGACTTCGCGAGAGTGGGCGTCAACGTGGTCGCCGATGCCGACGCGCTCTATGCGGCGGGCGAGCTGATCGTCAAGGTCAAGGAGCCGATCGCCGGCGACCTGGCGCGCCTGCGCAAGGACCACCTCCTGTTCTGCTACCTGCACCTGGCGGCCGAGCCGGCGCTGACCGCGCGCCTGCTCGAGATCGGCCTGACCGGCGTCGCGTTCGAGTCGGTGCAGGAAGCGGACGGCTCGCTGCCGCTGCTGGCACCGATGTCGGTCATCGCCGGCCGCATCGCCGTGCAGATCGGCACGCACCTGCTGCACCAGCCGGCGGGCGGCAAGGGCAAGCTGCTCGGCGGCCTGCCGTCGACCGAGCGCGGCAAGGTCGTCGTGCTGGGCGCGGGCGCGGCCGGCAGCAACTCGGCGGCGCTGGCCGCCGCGGGCGGGGCCAACGTCGTCGTGTTCGACATGAAGCCCGAGCGGCTCGCGCAGATGATGGCGCTGGGCAGCAACGTCACGGCGCTGTACCCGTACGAGGAATACGTCGCCCGCGAAGTGCGCAACGCGGACCTGGTGATCGGCGCGGTGCTGATCCCGAGCGCCAAGGCGCCGCGCGTGGTCACCGCCGAAATGGTCAAGTCGATGGAGCCGGGCAGCGTGCTGGCCGACATCTCGATCGACCAGGGCGGCTGCTTCGAGACCTCGCGGCCGACCACCTGGGCCGAGCCGACCTACGTCGTCGACGGCGTCACGCACTTCGCCGTGACCAACATGCCCGGCGCGGTGCCGCAGACCTCCTCGCAGGCGATCTCGGCGGCGATCCTGCCGTACGTGCAGCGGCTGGCGAAGGGGCCGGCGTGGCGCGAGTCGGCGGCGCTCAAGGCCGGTATCAACATCGCGGCGGGCGAGATCGTTCACCCGGCTTTGAAGTCCTGA
- the trxB gene encoding thioredoxin-disulfide reductase has product MTTPKHTRLLILGSGPAGYTAAVYAARANLKPTLITGIAQGGQLMTTTDVDNWPGDVEGLQGPALMKRMAEHAERFETQMVFDHIHSVDLKQRPFRLKGDAGEYTCDALIIATGATAMYLGLASEEKYKGQGVSACATCDGFFFRDQEVAVIGGGNTAVEEALYLANIARKVTLVHRRDKLRAEKIMQDKLFEKERAGKIEVVWNHTVAEVLGDATGVNGVRLKSTQDGTTRDIPVTGMFVAIGHTPNTGIFEGQLDMRNGYITIRTGLDGGATATSVPGVFAAGDVADQVYRQAVTSAGFGCMAALDAERYLDSIGLAG; this is encoded by the coding sequence ATGACGACTCCGAAGCACACCCGCCTGCTGATCCTCGGATCCGGCCCGGCCGGCTACACGGCCGCGGTCTACGCGGCCCGCGCGAACCTCAAGCCGACCCTGATCACCGGTATCGCCCAGGGCGGCCAGCTGATGACGACGACCGACGTCGACAACTGGCCCGGCGACGTCGAGGGCCTGCAGGGACCGGCCCTGATGAAGCGCATGGCCGAGCACGCCGAGCGCTTCGAGACGCAGATGGTGTTCGACCACATCCACAGCGTGGACCTCAAGCAGCGCCCGTTCCGCCTGAAGGGCGATGCCGGCGAGTACACCTGCGACGCGCTGATCATCGCGACCGGCGCGACCGCGATGTACCTGGGCCTCGCCTCGGAGGAGAAGTACAAGGGCCAGGGCGTCTCCGCCTGCGCCACCTGCGACGGCTTCTTCTTCCGCGACCAGGAGGTCGCCGTGATCGGCGGCGGCAACACCGCCGTCGAGGAGGCGCTGTACCTGGCCAACATCGCGCGCAAGGTGACGCTGGTGCACCGCCGCGACAAGCTGCGCGCCGAGAAGATCATGCAGGACAAGCTGTTCGAGAAGGAGCGCGCCGGCAAGATCGAGGTCGTCTGGAACCATACCGTCGCCGAAGTGCTGGGCGACGCGACCGGCGTCAACGGCGTGCGGCTCAAGAGCACGCAGGACGGCACGACGCGCGACATCCCGGTCACCGGCATGTTCGTCGCGATCGGCCATACGCCCAACACCGGCATCTTCGAGGGCCAGCTGGACATGCGCAACGGCTACATCACGATCCGCACCGGCCTGGACGGCGGCGCCACGGCCACCAGCGTGCCGGGCGTGTTCGCGGCCGGCGACGTGGCCGACCAGGTCTATCGGCAGGCGGTGACCTCGGCCGGCTTCGGCTGCATGGCCGCGCTCGACGCCGAGCGCTACCTCGACTCGATCGGGCTGGCCGGCTGA